In Halorhabdus rudnickae, the following proteins share a genomic window:
- a CDS encoding DICT sensory domain-containing protein, with the protein MTLTQILEAINDHEKELIVFNCSSDEQIVAELREYFQSQNVHIDAVTTASGRPEDLAVLSNRDTVLSMVHLWTLRELLDGVATDQDTTGVADMNYEPILGHLKETTFTAYDTEQMLYTSREIEDRARRVGEGTIHAGFQQLSMLAGEASIYTDIAARGLDVHTYGTPDQPPPDLDGVTVHSVDNAEIAETWFVVFDGGGTDSQKSAILAEERESRSFYGAWTYDPTIVDSILDHLETAYLSADRTHPRSG; encoded by the coding sequence ATGACACTCACACAGATTCTCGAAGCGATCAATGACCACGAGAAAGAACTCATCGTATTCAATTGCAGTTCCGACGAGCAAATCGTCGCGGAACTCAGAGAGTACTTTCAGTCCCAAAACGTCCATATCGACGCTGTTACCACTGCGTCCGGACGGCCTGAAGACCTCGCCGTCCTCAGCAATCGAGACACAGTCCTCTCGATGGTCCATCTCTGGACGTTGCGGGAACTCCTCGATGGGGTAGCAACCGATCAGGACACGACGGGCGTCGCGGATATGAACTACGAACCCATCCTCGGTCATCTCAAGGAGACGACGTTCACTGCCTACGACACTGAACAGATGCTCTACACGTCTCGAGAGATTGAGGACCGCGCTCGGCGGGTCGGTGAGGGGACCATTCATGCTGGCTTCCAGCAGCTGTCGATGCTGGCCGGGGAGGCGTCGATCTACACTGATATCGCGGCCCGTGGCCTTGACGTGCACACCTATGGCACGCCTGACCAGCCACCGCCCGATCTCGACGGTGTCACTGTCCACTCTGTCGACAACGCAGAGATCGCTGAAACCTGGTTCGTCGTCTTCGACGGCGGCGGGACGGATTCCCAGAAGAGCGCCATACTCGCTGAGGAACGCGAATCGCGATCGTTCTACGGGGCTTGGACGTATGACCCGACCATTGTCGACAGCATCCTCGACCATCTGGAAACGGCCTATCTCTCGGCCGATCGGACACATCCCCGATCCGGATAG